In the Lampris incognitus isolate fLamInc1 chromosome 11, fLamInc1.hap2, whole genome shotgun sequence genome, one interval contains:
- the fzd5 gene encoding frizzled-5, with amino-acid sequence MCKGIGYNLTYMPNQLNHDTQEEVGLEVHQFWPLVRIHCSPDLLFFLCSMYTPICLLDYKKPLPPCRSVCERAKRGCSPLMSQYGFEWPERMNCEQLPQLGDETLCMDENNSDTTTFSPPFPKPTPKGRTRPSSPPQCDRECRCQDPLIPVKSEYYTLYSRIQTGPLSNCAQPCHLPYFSADEQAFINFWVGLWSVLCFISTFTTVATFFIDMERFKYPERPIIFLSTCYLFVSLGYIIRLVAGHEQVACSSSGSIGSEQLHILYDTTGPALCTLVFLLIYFFGMASSIWWVVLSFTWFLAAGMKWGSEAIEGYSQYFHLAAWLIPSAKSIAVLALSSVDGDPVAGICYVGNQNLENLRGFVLAPLVVYLFTGSLFLLAGFVSLFRIRSVIKQGGTKTDKLERLMIRIGLFTVLYTVPATIVVACLVYEQHYRPGWEQALACSCVLEHRRLGMGPDYAVFMLKYFMCLVVGITSGVWIWSGKTVVSWRRFAARSPCWLQKATVPPSMYSEASTVLTAHTGPLLAPGMYHKHAPLSHI; translated from the coding sequence ATGTGCAAAGGCATTGGGTACAACCTCACCTATATGCCCAATCAGTTAAACCATGACACTCAAGAAGAAGTGGGACTTGAAGTGCACCAGTTCTGGCCTCTAGTCCGAATACACTGCTCACCTGACTTGCTGTTCTTTCTCTGTAGCATGTACACCCCTATTTGTCTGCTGGATTATAAGAAACCCCTACCACCTTGTCGTTCTGTTTGTGAAAGGGCTAAACGAGGTTGCTCTCCTCTAATGAGCCAGTATGGCTTTGAGTGGCCAGAGAGGATGAACTGTGAGCAGCTGCCGCAGCTGGGGGATGAGACCCTTTGTATGGACGAGAACAACAGTGATACCACAACGTTTTCACCTCCTTTTCCAAAGCCCACACCAAAGGGCAGAACCAGGCCATCAAGCCCCCCTCAGTGTGACAGGGAATGTCGCTGTCAAGATCCTCTCATTCCAGTCAAGAGTGAATACTATACCTTGTACAGCAGGATCCAAACAGGTCCTCTTTCCAACTGTGCCCAGCCCTGCCACCTGCCTTATTTCTCAGCTGATGAGCAAGCATTCATTAACTTCTGGGTGGGACTGTGGTCAGTGCTGTGCTTCATCTCCACCTTTACCACCGTCGCTACTTTCTTTATTGACATGGAGCGCTTCAAGTACCCCGAGCGACCCATCATCTTTTTATCTACCTGCTACCTCTTTGTGTCCCTGGGTTATATAATCAGGCTGGTGGCAGGTCATGAACAGGTGGCATGTAGCTCAAGCGGCAGCATTGGCAGTGAGCAGCTCCACATCCTCTATGACACaactggccctgccctctgcACACTGGTCTTCCTATTGATTTATTTCTTTGGCATGGCCAGCTCAATTTGGTGGGTTGTACTGTCATTCACCTGGTTTCTGGCAGCGGGCATGAAGTGGGGCAGTGAGGCCATAGAAGGCTACTCCCAGTACTTTCACCTGGCTGCCTGGCTCATTCCTAGTGCTAAGTCCATTGCTGTTCTGGCCCTCAGTTCCGTGGATGGGGACCCTGTGGCTGGAATCTGCTATGTGGGGAATCAAAACCTGGAGAATCTTAGGGGATTTGTACTTGCTCCTCTAGTGGTTTACCTCTTCACTGGGTCTCTTTTCCTCCTTGCTGGCTTTGTTTCTCTCTTCCGCATCAGGAGTGTTATCAAACAGGGTGGTACCAAAACAGACAAACTAGAGAGGCTAATGATCCGAATTGGGCTATTCACCGTTCTCTACACAGTGCCTGCTACCATTGTGGTGGCATGCCTAGTTTATGAGCAACACTACCGGCCTGGCTGGGAACAAGCCTTAGCCTGCTCCTGCGTGTTGGAACATCGGCGATTGGGAATGGGCCCAGACTATGCTGTCTTCATGCTTAAGTACTTCATGTGCTTAGTGGTGGGCATTACCTCAGGTGTGTGGATATGGTCAGGCAAGACAGTGGTGTCCTGGCGAAGGTTTGCAGCTCGCAGCCCCTGCTGGTTGCAGAAAGCCACTGTGCCTCCCTCCATGTACAGCGAGGCCAGTACTGTTCTAACTGCTCACACTGGCCCTTTACTGGCACCAGGCATGTACCACAAACATGCTCCTCTCTCCCATATATGA